A stretch of DNA from Henriciella sp. AS95:
CACACGTCTGGTCTCACCTATGGATTCCTCCTCCAGCACGAGGTCGATGCCCTGTACCGCCAGGAAAAAATTGCCCGGCCGGATGAGACGCTCGAAGAAATGTGCGCACGTCTCGCCAAACTGCCGCTGCTCTTCTCTCCCGGCACGCGCTGGAATTACGGTCACTCCACCGATGTCCTCGGTCGCGTGGTTGAAGTGGCTTCAGGTGAGGCGCTCGATACGTTTTTCCAGGAGCGCATATTCGACCCTCTCGGCATGGTCGATACCGGTTTTTACGTGCCTGAAGACAAGCTGAAGCGCCTGATGGCGTGCTACAACAAGCATCCTGAAACCGGCGCGATCAGCTTGAGTGATGGCGCTGGCGCGGAATCGAAGCTCTATCGCGCCAAGCCGCCACTGTTGAATGCTGGCGGCGGCCTGGTTTCCACCCTCCGTGATTACCACCGCTTCTGCCAGATGTTACTGCATGGCGGCACGTTGGAAGGCGCGCGCCTCCTCAGCCCAAAAACGGTTGAGTTCATGCGCATGAATCACCTGCCGGAAGGCAAGACGATCAAGCAGATGGGCGACAAGACGTTTTCCGAAGCCCGTATGGAAGGCAACGGATTCGGCCTCGGCGGCAGCACGATCGTCAATGTTGCTGAAACCATGCAGCCCGGCTCTCTCGGTACATTCAGCTGGGGCGGCCTCGCCAATACATTCTTCTGGATCGACTTCGAGGAAGAGCTGATTGCCCTTCAGGCGACCCAGATGATCCCCTCCGGCTGCTACCCGATCCGTCCGCAATTCCAGCAGCTCGTCTACGCTGCCATCGACTGGTGAGCGAGCCGGAGCGCAAGAAGAAGAAAGAGACGCTGGATGACATCATCCTGCGCCTCACCGCTGAACGCGGGCAAGGCAAGACGATCTGCCCGTCTGAAGCGGCGCGCACCTTCCGCGCGGAAAATTGGCAGCAGCTCATGGGTGAAGTTCGAGTACGCGCAATCAAGCTCGCTCATGCCGGCGAAATCACGATCTACCGAAAAGGAAAGCCGGCAGACCCCGATGACTTCAAGGGGATCTACCGGCTCGGGCTTCCGAAGGAAGGGTGAGCTTGATCAGCCCTTTCTGAAATCGGCAGGGCGCTTTTCGAGGAAGGCTTTGACCCCTTCGGCGAAGTCCGGCGAGCGACCAGCCGTGCGCTGGGCAAACCGTTCAGCCTGGAGCTGACTATCGAGGTCATTGTCCTCAGCTTGCCAGACAAGGTCGCGGATCATGGCGAGCGCCGTGGTCGGGCCATTCGCGAGCTGCAGCGCATAATTCTTGGCTTCATCCATCAGCTTGTCATCGGAAACGACGCGGTTCACCAGGCCCCATTCAAAGGCCTGTTTCGCCGGTATCTTTTCGCCAAACAGCGTCATTTCCATTGCGCGGGCACGGCCAATCGTGCGCGTCAGCAGATAGGTTGAGCCGCCATCTGGCACCAGGCCGATCCGGCGGAACGCCTGCAGGAAGTAGCTGCTCTCCGCAGCGACGATAAAGTCACCCATCAGCGCGATTGAACAGCCCACGCCAGCGGCTGCGCCGTTGACGGCCGTGATGATCGGGTGAGGGTGTGTGCGCATCGCCTTGATGAACGGGTTGTAGACCCGGTCGAGCTCCCGGCCCGTATCCGGCTTGCGTTTTGGCCCGGGTGCGCCGCCTGGATTGGCCGACAAATTAGCGCCAGAGCAGAAGCCTCGTCCATTGCCGGTAATGATCGTGCAGCGCGCTTCATCGCCCGCCATTTCAAGAGCATGGCTCATCTCTTCGACCGTATCGACGCCAGCTGCATTCATCGTCTTCGGGTCATTCATGGCGATGACGGCAATTTCGTCGTCAACGGAATAGGTGATCTTCTCGAAACTCATCGGCGCGTGTCCTCTCTTTGCTGGCCGCAATGTAAGGCATCCGGAGCGCCTGAAAACCGTGACGTGGCGGAAGACTTTTTCAAACGGCGCGGTCTTTTGTATGGTAGTATGCAGACAACAAACACCGGGAGAGAAACGATGGCACTTGAGGGCGGACCTGCAGGCGGAATGAGTTCAATTCTAACAGCTCAGAAGGCGGCGCACCTTCGAGATGGAATTCCTTCAGCCGAAAAGCGCATCGATTGGATCGACCGGTCGATTGACCTGCTCGTCACGCATGGCGAAGCCCTCGGCAAGGCCATGAGCGAAGATTTCGGCCACCGTTCGACCGACCAGTCGGACTTCACAGACATCGCCAGTTCGATCGGCGCGCTGAAATTTGCGAAGAAACACCTCAAGAGCTGGATGAAGCCGGAAAAGCGTTCTGTCGAATTCCCGCTGAATTTGCTCGGTGGCAAAGCGAGGCTGCATTTCCAGCCGAAAGGCACAATCGGGGTGATCAGCCCGTGGAACTTCCCGGTCAATCTTACCTTCACGCCGCTTGCTGGCATCTTCGCCGCCGGAAACCGGGCGATGATCAAGCCATCGGAATTTACCGAAACCACGTCAGAGCTGATGAAGAAGCTGCTTGGCGAATATTACTCGGAAGAAGAAGTAGCTGTCGTAACAGGCGGCCCCGATGTCGGCGCCGAGTTTTCATCCCTGCCATTCGATCACCTGGTGTTCACGGGGGCGACGTCCATCGCCCACCATGTGATGCGGGCGGCGGCGGACAATCTCGTCCCGCTCACGCTAGAGCTCGGCGGTAAATCGCCCGTGATTCTTGGCGAGTCCGCAGACCTCGACAAGGCCGCCAAGCGCATCATGGCGGGCAAGACGCTCAATGCCGGTCAGATCTGCCTGGCGCCTGACTATGCCTTTGTTCCGAAAGACAAGACACGTGACTTCATCTCTGCTGCGACAAGCGCTGTCGAGACGATGTTTCCGACGGGCCTGAAGGACAATGACGACTATACCTCCGTCGTCAATCAGCGCCATTTCGAGCGGCTGAATGGATATCTCGACGATGCCCGCGCCAAAGGGGCCGAAATCATCGAGCTCAATCCAAAAGACGAGAATTTCAGCCAGCAGCCGCATCACAAGATGGCGCCGCACATTATCGTCGACCCGACCGATGACATGAAAATCATGCAGGATGAAATTTTTGGACCGATCCTGCCGATCAAGTCATATGGCGAAACGAAAGACGCCGTGAACTATGTCAACGCGCACCCGCGCCCGCTCGGCCTTTACTATTTCGGTCAGGATTCCAGTGAGCGCGACTATGTCCTGAACAATACGACGTCAGGCGGTGTGACGGTAAACGACGTCATTTTCCACGTCGCCCAGGAAGATCTGCCATTCGGCGGCGTGGGACCATCCGGCATGGGTAGCTACCACGGAGTCGACGGCTTCCGCGAATTCAGCCACAGGAAGTCTGTATACACGCAAATTGGTTCGGACCTGCTCTCGGTTATTCGGCCACCTTACGGGGCCAAATATCGCAAGCAGGTAGAAAGTAGATTGAAGAGATAACGCGAATGAATAAAACACCCCCAGTCTGAATGCGGGACGCTGATTTCAGATCAGACTGCGGGGATCAAACGGGGCGGGCGGAATGTTAAGTTCGGTCGAAAAGTTCAAAGCCAGTGTGCTTGACCAACTGGGTGAGGGCGTCATCGTTGCTGATGATAAAGGAAGAATCATCACCGTTAATCGAGCGGCAGAGGAAATTCACGGCCGCGTGCGGCTCGACGTTCCGCCAGACGAATACAGCGAAACCTACAAATTGCTGACCATGGAGGATGAGCCATATCCCTCCCATGAACTGCCGCTCGCCAGGGCCGTGCTGAACGGAGAAACCGTTGTCGATTCGGCATGGAAGATAAAGAGACCGGACGGCAGCGTCGTCTTTGCGGTCGGCACGGCGCGTCCCGTCCTTGATGATGATGGTCGTCAGATCGGTTCGGTGCTTACCATGCGCGACGACACGCTGCGCCTGCAGGCCGAACAGCAATTGAGAGAAGCCCTGTACCTGAAGGAAATGCTGCTGTTCGAGGTCAATCACCGCGTGCGCAACAGCCTCCAGATTGTCTCGTCCATTGTGTCCCTGCCGCTGCAGCGCATCGAGGACAAGGAAGCGCGCGATGCCCTTCGCCAGACCCGCGACCGTGTTGATGTCGTTTCAGCGACGCATCGCAGCCTTTATGAGCTCGGTACGCATGACCGCGTCGATTGTGTGAAATTGCTGCCGGACATCTGCCAACAGATATTTGAAACCTACCAGCTTGATCGCGGGATCAAATTGATCCGCGACTCAAGAGGCGAGATCATTCTGCCTATCAGCAAGGCGGTGTCGCTTTGCCTCGCCGTTACGGAGCTTCTGACGAATGCTTGCAAATATGCATTCAAAGAGCGTGACGTGGGTCGGATAACGCTCCTCATCGATGGTGAAAGCGACGAGGTGATGGTGTCCGTCATGGATGACGGCGTGGGCATCAAGGACGGTGAGCGTGACCCAAACGGTACGGGCGTCGGCACGCTTCTGGTCGAAGCTCTGACCAGCGTTCTGGGCGCGAAAGTGGATCGCGAAACCGGCTCAAGCGGTACGCGTCACACGATCAGTTTCATGCGCGAAGAATTGGCCGGCAATCTGCGGAACGGGATGTTCGACCCCAACCGCAGCGCAAATCCGTAACCGGGCTTAGCGCTTCAGGAAGTCCGGAACATCGCCGCCGAAGCCGCGGACGCCATCATTTGCCGGTTCGAGATCTTTCTTCGAGCGACGATCAGATGATTTGCGCCCGCCGGAACGATCCTGCTTCGGCTTCGCTTCGGACTTGGGCTGATCAGTCTTCTCGGTCTTAGGCTTGGCCGGCTTTTTCTTTTCAGGCGGTTTGGACGGCTTTGCGTCGTTGTCGTTCGCTTCAGCTGCGTCCGGTGTCGAGCGTTCGCGATCGGCTGACCGGTTGCCGCGACTGCGGCTACGGCCACCGCCGCTGCGCTCATTCCGGCCACCACGGCTTCGACCGCGTCCCCGGCCACCGGTATCTTCAGGCAGGTTTTCAAGCTCTTCAGCCAGACCTTCCGGCATGTACTCTTCAACGTCCGTCTTGATCAGGCGCAGAACGCCTGCCCAGGACTTCTCATCTTCAGGGCTGACGATTGTGAAGCTCTCACCTTCGCGTCCAGCACGGCCGGTCCGACCGATCCGGTGAACATAATCTTCGTCTTTTGGTGGCGGCGCATAATTGAACACCTGGCTCACATCCGGAACGTCCAGACCGCGCGCAGCCACGTCGGATGCCACCAGCAGCTTCAGGTCGCCATCGCGAAAACGCTCCAGCGTCTGTGTGCGATAGGCTTGCGGCAGGTCGCCATGAATGGCGGCAGCGTCGAAACCGTGTTTGTTGAGTGACTTCACGACAACATCGACTTCACGCTTGCGATTACAGAACACGATGCCGTTTTTCACTTCGCGCGCTTCAATCACGCGGCGCAATGCGGTGCGTTTCGCCTTGTCGTCATTGCGAGAGATTTTCACCACATGCTGGGTGATCGTCGACGCCGTCATTTGCTGGTTGGCGACTTCGATCCGCTTGGGATGCTTCTGGAACGTCTTGGCGAGTTTCGCGATTTCCGGCGGCATCGTGGCCGAGAAGAGCAGCGTCTGGCGACGCGGGGGCAGCATGCCGAGAATCTTCTCGATGTCAGGGATGAAGCCCATGTCCATCATGCGGTCAGCTTCATCGATGACGAGAATCTCGACGCCGGTCAGCAGGATTTTGCCGCGTTCGAACTGGTCAATCAGACGGCCAGGCGTCGCGATCAGGACGTCGACGCCCCGCATCAGCTTCATTTCCTGTTCCTTGAAGGAAACGCCGCCAATCAGCAGCGCCATCTCCAGCTTCAGATGTTTGCCGTATTTTTCGAAATTCTCGGACACCTGCGCAGCCAGTTCGCGCGTCGGCGCGAGGATCAGCGTGCGCGGCATGCGGGCCCTGGCCCGACCCTGTTCCAGCCTGTGGATCATTGGCAGCACAAAGGCCGCCGTCTTGCCTGTGCCGGTCTGGGCAATACCCGTCACGTCACCGCCGAGCAGGACGTGTGGAATGGCCTGCGCCTGAATGGGTGTGGGGCTGTCATAGCCGGCTTCTTCGATGGCCTGAAGGATCTTCGGACCAAGGCCAAGAGCGGCAAAGGTGGTTTTCGGAGCTTCGGTTGTTTCTTCGGTCAAATGTGTGTCTTTCGGGATATAAAATGAAATGTCGCTCGGTGAGTCACCCCTATGGTGCTCGGCCCGGGCGATTCCATGCCCGGAAGTACATATTGGCGCCGCCATAGCCGAATTTTCGCAGTTGCGAAAGGATTATGGACAGACTGCAATGGTTTCAGCGAAACACAGTTGCAAAAAAGCCCGCCTCATTCTTGGAGGCGGGCTTTGCTGGATAGGCGAAAAATCGCTTAGCTTGCGTCAGCGAGGTTCTGGTTCGCGAAGTCCCAGTTCACCAGATTGTCGAGGAACGCCGTCATATAGTTCGGGCGTGAGTTCTGGTAATCGAGATAATAGGCGTGCTCCCAGACATCCATCGTCAGAAGCGGCGTCGCGCCATCATCGGTGACCGGGGTCTCGGCATTCGGGGTCTTGCGAATCTCGAGCTTGCCGCCTTTCAGGACGAGCCAGGCCCAGCCTGAACCGAACTGGCCGCCGCCGGCTGCTTTGAACTCTTCGGCGAATTTGTCGTACGAACCGAAATCTTCATCGATCTTGGACGCGATCGCCCCGGACGGCTTGCCGCCGCCGCCTGGCTTCATCGAGTGCCAGTAGAAGGTGTGGTTCCAGACCTGGGCTGCATTGTTGAACAGGCCAGCTTTGGAGGAATCGGACGCTGCCGCCTTGATGATCTCTTCAAGCGACTTGCTTTCCATGTCGGTGCCGTCAATCAACTTGTTGAGGTTGGTGACGTAGGCCTGATGGTGCTTTCCGTGGTGGAAATTCAGCGTCTCTTCTGAGATGTGTGGTGCCAGCGCATCGCGGGAATAGGGTAGGTCTGGAAGGTCAAAAGCCATTTGGTCGCTCCTTGCATTTGCGTATGTATAGTTTGTAGCGTGTTGCACTTCATATGGGTTCCATGCCAGCTTCTGCCACCCTGACAAGCCCTGAAATTTGGGCAAATATTGATGATCGGCTCCGAAAAGCCGATGAAGACCGCTGGATTTCGTCACGTTACGCGCCTGCCAGAGAGCGTCGCACCCTCATTGCCCTCTATGCATTCGCCCTCGAATTGGCCCGTGTCCGGCTTGTCGTGACGGAGCCAGGCCTGGGTGCCATCCGGTTTCAGTGGTGGCGTGATGCATTGGACGAAATCGAATCGGGCGCGACACCGCGCGCTCATGATGTCGTGGGGGCGCTGAGCGATCAGATCGCGGCAGATCAGCTGCGTATCGACACATTGAAACGACTGATTGACCAGTATGAAGATGCGTTTGAAGCCTCTGACCGTAGCCAGCAGCCGGAAACCTTGTTGACCGCGACCGCTGCCCGGGTGCTCGCTGATGCGCATGGCTGGGGTCAGCATATTCACATGCTCGCCCCGCATGTCGCAGCGTTGCGACGCGGCGAGAGCGTTGGATACGGGCCGGTGGTTCCGAAGGTGCCGAAGTCGATCAGGCCAGCGATCGCGCATTTCCGCCTGCGCCGGCTCTACGGAAAAACGACTGAACCCGGCCGTATCGCCAAGCGTCTGAGCATCCTGAGAGCCGTCATGTCGGGCCAGGTCTGAGCGCTTCGCGAGCAAATGCGCACCGTACTCGCCTCTGAGGTGACATCGAAAATCAATATGCTACAGATGTCGGTATCCGGCGCAGCGACGCGCCACGACCATAATCGACATTGGGGTATAGGTGATGAGACTGACGGCAGCGACCGCGCTTGGCGTAATCATGATTCTCGGCGGGTGCGCCGCCACGACGCAATCCAGTCCTGACGAGGGGGCTTCGCTAAAGCCCGCTGACATTGCCTCTGACCAGGCTCCTGAAGAAACCGCTGATTTTGACCTCGAATACGAGAAATTCACGCTGGAAAACGGTCTCGAAGTGATCCTCCATGTCGACCGATCGGACCCGATTGTCGCGTTTTCCACTGTCGTTCATGTCGGCTCGAACCGTGAGAAGGAAGGCCGCACGGGCTTTGCCCACTTCTTTGAACATATGGCCTTCAACGATTCCGAGAACGTCCCGCGCGGCTGGAACCGCAAGGCGATTCCGGACTGGGGCGGCCAGCGCAATGGCGGCACATGGTCAGACGGCACGATCTACTATGAAGTCGTCCCCAAAGACGCTTTCGACAAGATCCTCTGGATCGACTCCGACCGCCTCGGCTACATGCTGAACACGGTCACGCGGGCGGCGCTAGAACGCGAAAAGCAGGTCGTGAAGAATGAGAAGCGCCAGCGCGTCGACAATGCGCCCTATGGCTATACCCAGGAAGTGATCCGCGCCGCGCTTTACCCTGAAGATCATCCCTACAACTGGACGGTCATCGGCCAGCTGCCGGACCTTCAGGCCGCGACGCTCGATGACCTCAAGGAATTCTACAACCAGTATTACGGCGCTGGAAACGCCACCCTCTCCATTGTCGGTGACATCGACATCGCAGAGACAAAGGCAAAGGTCGAGCGCTGGTTTGGTGAAATCCGCAGAGGCCCGGATGTCGAACCGGCTGCGCCCCAGCCCGTGACGCTGGCTGAAACAAAATCCCTCTATTTCGAGGACAATTTCGCCAAGCTGCCAGAGTTGCGCCTGACCTTCCCGACCGTTGAATCCTACAATGAGGATGAGCAAGCTCTGAATGTGCTGGCCCGCATTATCGCCGGCACAAAGAACTCACCGCTCTACAAGGAAATCGTTGAAGAACAGCAGCTTGCGCCGGATGTCTCAGCTTACAATAACAGCATGGAATTGGCAGGCGAGTTTGTGTTCCGCGTCCGCGCCAAGGCCGGGACGGATCTGGATGCCGTCAAATCCGCGCTCGATGCGGCGCTGGCCGACTTCGAAGCCAATGGTGTTGATGAAACGGATTTGAAACGCATCAAGGCCGAGCAGGAAACCATCCTCTACAACAATCTCTCCACCGTGCTCGGCAAGGCAAATCAGATGTCGTCAGACAATGAATTCGCGGGCGATCCGGCCTATGCGATCA
This window harbors:
- a CDS encoding squalene/phytoene synthase family protein → MPASATLTSPEIWANIDDRLRKADEDRWISSRYAPARERRTLIALYAFALELARVRLVVTEPGLGAIRFQWWRDALDEIESGATPRAHDVVGALSDQIAADQLRIDTLKRLIDQYEDAFEASDRSQQPETLLTATAARVLADAHGWGQHIHMLAPHVAALRRGESVGYGPVVPKVPKSIRPAIAHFRLRRLYGKTTEPGRIAKRLSILRAVMSGQV
- a CDS encoding coniferyl aldehyde dehydrogenase — translated: MALEGGPAGGMSSILTAQKAAHLRDGIPSAEKRIDWIDRSIDLLVTHGEALGKAMSEDFGHRSTDQSDFTDIASSIGALKFAKKHLKSWMKPEKRSVEFPLNLLGGKARLHFQPKGTIGVISPWNFPVNLTFTPLAGIFAAGNRAMIKPSEFTETTSELMKKLLGEYYSEEEVAVVTGGPDVGAEFSSLPFDHLVFTGATSIAHHVMRAAADNLVPLTLELGGKSPVILGESADLDKAAKRIMAGKTLNAGQICLAPDYAFVPKDKTRDFISAATSAVETMFPTGLKDNDDYTSVVNQRHFERLNGYLDDARAKGAEIIELNPKDENFSQQPHHKMAPHIIVDPTDDMKIMQDEIFGPILPIKSYGETKDAVNYVNAHPRPLGLYYFGQDSSERDYVLNNTTSGGVTVNDVIFHVAQEDLPFGGVGPSGMGSYHGVDGFREFSHRKSVYTQIGSDLLSVIRPPYGAKYRKQVESRLKR
- a CDS encoding serine hydrolase domain-containing protein — encoded protein: MSIQDEIGPSDVGLNEERLDAIPHFFASAYLDTGKLPCVATMVSRNGQIVHEAYRGRTHIDGGDPINSDTIFRIYSMTKPITSVAAMMLFEEGKIRLDHPVSKYIPEFADTEVWVKGTLDDYETRKPMRPMEVRDLFTHTSGLTYGFLLQHEVDALYRQEKIARPDETLEEMCARLAKLPLLFSPGTRWNYGHSTDVLGRVVEVASGEALDTFFQERIFDPLGMVDTGFYVPEDKLKRLMACYNKHPETGAISLSDGAGAESKLYRAKPPLLNAGGGLVSTLRDYHRFCQMLLHGGTLEGARLLSPKTVEFMRMNHLPEGKTIKQMGDKTFSEARMEGNGFGLGGSTIVNVAETMQPGSLGTFSWGGLANTFFWIDFEEELIALQATQMIPSGCYPIRPQFQQLVYAAIDW
- a CDS encoding superoxide dismutase, whose amino-acid sequence is MAFDLPDLPYSRDALAPHISEETLNFHHGKHHQAYVTNLNKLIDGTDMESKSLEEIIKAAASDSSKAGLFNNAAQVWNHTFYWHSMKPGGGGKPSGAIASKIDEDFGSYDKFAEEFKAAGGGQFGSGWAWLVLKGGKLEIRKTPNAETPVTDDGATPLLTMDVWEHAYYLDYQNSRPNYMTAFLDNLVNWDFANQNLADAS
- a CDS encoding histidine kinase dimerization/phosphoacceptor domain -containing protein; translated protein: MLSSVEKFKASVLDQLGEGVIVADDKGRIITVNRAAEEIHGRVRLDVPPDEYSETYKLLTMEDEPYPSHELPLARAVLNGETVVDSAWKIKRPDGSVVFAVGTARPVLDDDGRQIGSVLTMRDDTLRLQAEQQLREALYLKEMLLFEVNHRVRNSLQIVSSIVSLPLQRIEDKEARDALRQTRDRVDVVSATHRSLYELGTHDRVDCVKLLPDICQQIFETYQLDRGIKLIRDSRGEIILPISKAVSLCLAVTELLTNACKYAFKERDVGRITLLIDGESDEVMVSVMDDGVGIKDGERDPNGTGVGTLLVEALTSVLGAKVDRETGSSGTRHTISFMREELAGNLRNGMFDPNRSANP
- a CDS encoding DUF3253 domain-containing protein encodes the protein MSEPERKKKKETLDDIILRLTAERGQGKTICPSEAARTFRAENWQQLMGEVRVRAIKLAHAGEITIYRKGKPADPDDFKGIYRLGLPKEG
- a CDS encoding DEAD/DEAH box helicase, with amino-acid sequence MTEETTEAPKTTFAALGLGPKILQAIEEAGYDSPTPIQAQAIPHVLLGGDVTGIAQTGTGKTAAFVLPMIHRLEQGRARARMPRTLILAPTRELAAQVSENFEKYGKHLKLEMALLIGGVSFKEQEMKLMRGVDVLIATPGRLIDQFERGKILLTGVEILVIDEADRMMDMGFIPDIEKILGMLPPRRQTLLFSATMPPEIAKLAKTFQKHPKRIEVANQQMTASTITQHVVKISRNDDKAKRTALRRVIEAREVKNGIVFCNRKREVDVVVKSLNKHGFDAAAIHGDLPQAYRTQTLERFRDGDLKLLVASDVAARGLDVPDVSQVFNYAPPPKDEDYVHRIGRTGRAGREGESFTIVSPEDEKSWAGVLRLIKTDVEEYMPEGLAEELENLPEDTGGRGRGRSRGGRNERSGGGRSRSRGNRSADRERSTPDAAEANDNDAKPSKPPEKKKPAKPKTEKTDQPKSEAKPKQDRSGGRKSSDRRSKKDLEPANDGVRGFGGDVPDFLKR
- a CDS encoding enoyl-CoA hydratase/isomerase; its protein translation is MSFEKITYSVDDEIAVIAMNDPKTMNAAGVDTVEEMSHALEMAGDEARCTIITGNGRGFCSGANLSANPGGAPGPKRKPDTGRELDRVYNPFIKAMRTHPHPIITAVNGAAAGVGCSIALMGDFIVAAESSYFLQAFRRIGLVPDGGSTYLLTRTIGRARAMEMTLFGEKIPAKQAFEWGLVNRVVSDDKLMDEAKNYALQLANGPTTALAMIRDLVWQAEDNDLDSQLQAERFAQRTAGRSPDFAEGVKAFLEKRPADFRKG